A genomic segment from Diospyros lotus cultivar Yz01 chromosome 5, ASM1463336v1, whole genome shotgun sequence encodes:
- the LOC127801582 gene encoding uncharacterized protein LOC127801582, with protein MEELRQVILGEAHRSRYSIYPGATKMYKDLKAMYWWLGMKKSVARFPICWAEVGERQILGLKIVQETSEKIKLIRERIKKAQNRQKSYTDTRRRNLEFQVGDKMYLKISPLRMVTQSNKKNGKLSPRYIGPYDIVERIGPVAYRLALPMDLSNLYDVFHVSQLRKHEPEPSQVMPTEVVKVQENLSYFEKPVKILDRRD; from the exons ATGGAGGAATTACGACaagtaattttgggagaagcccaCCGATCCAGATACTCAATATACCCTGGTGCCACTAAGATGTACAAAGATTTGAAGGCTATGTATTGGTGGCTCGGGATGAAGAAAAGTGTGGCAAG GTTCCCGATATGTTGGGCTGAGGTAGGTGAACGCCAAATCTTGGGACTCAAGATAGTTCAGGAGACGTCAGAAAAGATAAAACTCATTCGAGAAAGAATCAAGAAAGCTCAGAATCGTCAAAAGTCCTATACGGATACTAGAAGAAGGAATTTAGAGTTCCAAGTTGGTGACAAAATGTATCTAAAGATATCTCCCCTAAGAATGGTAACTcaaagcaacaagaaaaatggCAAGTTAAGTCCCAGGTATATAGGTCCGTATGATATAGTGGAAAGAATTGGACCAGTCGCTTATCGACTCGCTCTACCCATGGACCTATCAAACCTCTACGATGTATTTCATGTATCGCAACTCCGTAAGCATGAGCCAGAGCCCTCTCAAGTAATGCCAACCGAAGTTGTCAAGgttcaagaaaatctttcaTACTTTGAGAAACCGGTCAAAATTTTGGATCGTAGGGATTAA